From the Cyclopterus lumpus isolate fCycLum1 chromosome 25, fCycLum1.pri, whole genome shotgun sequence genome, one window contains:
- the LOC117728329 gene encoding ATPase family AAA domain-containing protein 2-like isoform X7, translated as MVILRSSGAGAEPAATTPKRRSMELDASSEFLSLLPASQRKSARRTRSSQALEDSFSSLESNAPNGHADMKQDEGNGHHSPRTRGQRVKLEVSFADMEPKTSSPVNEASSVEGCLRKSSRLQREGHTSSGKQQADVPDKVEGSSTPKRSRFDLQSQEEEEEEEDRSVRRSSRITRYKLDSRKQSVLYDRLITNTAEAVLQKMDDMQKMRRRQRSRVRGNEEELGVYTRGRLTRSLRTDVESKATEEEIQGGNEDDHHKEGEEEEDVEVDEEERGEEEDEDGEDEEEENERRYDFRQRKTVVRYQAPQDEPREPRKRSMYFKDHASPTRRRFRFSSTAPRSPYNRITSRRRHAIHSSDSTSSSSDDEKFQRRRSKNRSLSVNRCLPMNLLKDDLQGVHKDRMKIGASLADVDPMHIDKTVRFDSIGGLSRHISALKEMVVFPLLYPEVFERFKIQPPRGCLFYGPPGTGKTLVARALANECSQGERKVSFFMRKGADCLSKWVGESERQLRLLFDQAYQMRPSIIFFDEIDGLAPVRSSRQDQIHSSIVSTLLALMDGLDGRGEVVVIGATNRLDSIDPALRRPGRFDREFLFGLPDREARNDILKIHTRLWTPPPSHTFLEELADKCVGYCGADIKAVCSEAALCALRRRYPQIYSSSQKLVLDVNSIAITNKDFLAAMSKMVPAAQRAVVSPAKALIPAVCPLLSATLQNILHNVSRLFPHAEQALKRKREHDAACGVSEDDLMFSEEEDTDVCSNGQTAHSQLSTPAVKGLISLHRSVLSQPTSYRPRLLLEGRLGSGQSSHLAPAVLHALEKFTVYTLDMAVLFGASATAPEETCAQIFVEAKRTSPSILYIPHIGQWWETVGPALRATFLSLLSSIPAFAPILLLATCNLQYDQLSMEVKELFRMEFGEVFHIQTPTSRERRNFFEDLILNQAAKAPASKKKAVLNALEVLPVAAPPPPRQLTEEETRRLEEQEEDTLRDLRLFLRDVTNRLSQDKRFKAFTKPVDLEEVPDYAVVIKKPMDLSTVLSNIDLHQYGTVKEFLQDVDLIWQNALEYNPDRDPSDRQIRHKACALKDTVHAIIKDELDEDFEKICVETKASRSTRDCTTARFAPSFYHVLPKQSKSPAEATEITLQRELVRPTTAVTPNTSAYAATTPKNTAQRKKRRKSRWSAGLYSKKKASCSPHMSRDEEDGDDEEDEVEKGGGAEYDEGTGGEEDPMMVDVESGPIQCDSGKAENDDETRDEKERLGEVVADQPGKSEEKKVSTNPGNENSRTISVNTNTDGHAETEGRTQGQCNTEERAETDSQKLTETETCQTVTQADNRNNNNVVTVEVTEQNGPAEPMEVEATDASAATRGEEDTCTEKSARRVTRAPKSAVQPMVDVDKALQILHQETPPLVVDRDKLKELLKRVEIKTEGFEVYQLEKLYALLCQSIYRHRRDYNKTSLIQELKQEIEDFC; from the exons ATGGTGATACTGCGCAGCAGCGGCGCCGGAGCGGAGCCGGCCGCCACGACTCCGAAGAGGAGGTCGATGGAGTTGGACGCGAGCTCCGAGTTTCTGTCCCTGCTCCCGGCGTCGCAGAGGAAGTCTGCCCGGCGGACCCGGTCCTCCCAGGCCCTGGAGGACAGCTTCAGCAGTTTGGAGAGCAACGCGCCGAAT GGTCATGCTGATATGAAGCAGGATGAGGGGAATGGACATCACTCcccgaggacccgaggacaGAGAGTTAAACTAGAGGTCTCTTTTGCCGACATGGAGCCAAAGACCAGCTCCCCTGTAAATGAAGCCAGCTCTGTAGAAGGATGCCTCAG gaaaTCTTCCAGGTtgcagagagagggacacacatCCAGTGGCAAGCAGCAAGCAG ATGTTCCAGATAAAGTGGAGGGCTCATCCACTCCCAAGAGGAGTCGCTTTGATCTACAgagccaagaagaagaagaagaagaagaggatcgCTCAGTAAGACGTAGTTCCCGAATCACCAGATACAAACTGGATTCCCGTAAGCAGTCGGTTCTCTACGACCGCCTCATCACCAA CACGGCTGAAGCTGTTCTCCAAAAGATGGACGACATGCAGAAGATGAGacgcagacagaggagcagagttAGGGGCAATGAAGAAGag CTCGGTGTGTACACCAGGGGCAGGCTGACCAGGTCTCTGAGGACAGATGTGGAGAGCAAAGCCACAGAGGAAGAGATCCAAG gaGGGAATGAGGATGATCACCacaaagagggggaggaggaggaagatgtagAAGTAGatgaggaggaaaggggggaggaagaagatgaagatggcgaagacgaggaggaggaaaatgagAGGCGTTATGACTTCAGGCAGCGAAAGACTGTGGTTCGCTACCAGGCCCCACAGGATG AACCCAGAGAGCCCAGGAAGCGCAGCATGTACTTCAAGGACCACGCGTCTCCAACCAGACGCAGGTTTAGATTCAGCTCCACGGCCCCCAGGAGCCCCTACAACAGGATAACCAGCAG GAGGAGACACGCCATCCACAGCAGcgactccacttcctcttcttcagacGATGAGAAATTCCAGAGACGGAGAAGTAAGAACAGGAGCTTGTCAGTCAACAG ATGTCTGCCCATGAACCTTTTGAAAGACGACCTGCAGGGTGTCCACAAGGACAGGATGAAGATTGGAGCCAGCCTGGCTGATGTGGACCCCATGCACATTGACAAGACG GTGCGCTTTGACAGCATCGGAGGGTTGAGCAGACACATTTCAGCTCTGAAGGAGATGGTGGTGTTCCCCCTCCTCTACCCAGAGGTCTTTGAGAGGTTCAAGATACAGCCTCCCAG GGGCTGTCTATTTTACGGCCCTCCAGGCACAGGGAAAACCCTCGTAGCCAGAGCGCTGGCCAATGAGTGCAgtcagggagaaagaaaagtgtctTTCTTTATGAGGAAAGGCGCTGACTGCCTCAGTAAATGGGTAGGAGAATCTGAGAGACAGCTGCGACTGCTTTTCGACCAG GCGTATCAGATGCGTCCGTCCATCATCTTCTTCGATGAGATTGATGGTTTGGCTCCAGTCAGGTCGAGCCGTCAGGACCAGATCCACAG TTCCATTGTGTCGACCCTGTTGGCTCTCATGGATGGATTAGATGGCAGAGGAGAGGTTGTTGTGATAGGAGCTACAAACAGACTGGACTCCATTGACCCAGCACTGAGGAGACCGGGGCGCTTCGACAGAGAGTTCCTCTTCGGCCTcccagacagagag GCGAGAAATGACATTCTGAAGATCCACACCAGACTGTGGACGCCACCACCCTCCCACACCTTTCTGGAAGAATTGGCAGATAAATGTGTTG gttACTGTGGAGCAGACATTAAAGCAGTTTGTTCAGAGGCTGCCTTGTGTGCGTTACGGCGTCGCTACCCACAAATCTACAGCTCGTCACAGAAACTTGTGCTTGACGTCAACTCCATCGCCATCACCAACAAAGACTTTCTGGCCGCCATGTCCAAGATGGTGCCTGCTGCCCAGAG GGCAGTCGTGTCACCAGCCAAGGCCCTGATACCCGCCGTTTGTCCTCTTCTGAGCGCCACCCTACAAAACATCCTCCATAACGTCAGCAGACTGTTCCCACATGCTGAGCAGGCCttaaagaggaagagggaacaTG ATGCGGCATGTGGTGTGTCTGAAGATGATCTGATGTttagtgaggaggaggacacagacGTCTGCTCCAATGGACAGACCGCTCACTCCCAACTCTCAACACCTGCTGTGAAGGGACTCATCAGCCTCCACAG GAGTGTGCTGAGCCAACCAACCTCCTACCGTCCCAGGCTGCTGTTGGAGGGACGGCTGGGTTCGGGTCAGAGCTCCCACTTGGCTCCTGCTGTCCTCCACGCTCTGGAGAAATTCACTGTGTACACACTGGACATGGCCGTGCTGTTTGGAGCCAGCGCAACTGCACCGGAAGAGACTTGTGCTCAG ATCTTTGTTGAAGCAAAGCGGACCTCTCCCAGTATCCTGTACATCCCTCACATCGGACAGTGGTGGGAAACAGTGGGTCCGGCCTTAAGAGCCACCTTCCTCAGCCTGCTCAGCTCCATCCCTGCCTTCGCTCCCATACTGCTTCTGGCTACGTGCAACCTGCAGTATGACCAACTCAGTATGGAG GTGAAGGAGTTGTTTAGGATGGAGTTTGGCGAGGTTTTCCATATCCAGACCCCGAccagcagagaaagaagaaactTTTTTGAGGATCTAATCCTCAATCAGGCTGCCAAGGCCCCTGCCTCAAAAAAGAAAGCTG TGCTCAATGCATTGGAGGTGCTTCCTGTCGCCGCGCCACCTCCCCCACGCCAGCTGACGGAAGAGGAGACCCGGAggctggaggagcaggaagaagacaCCCTCAGGGATCTCCGCCTCTTCCTGCGGGATGTCACCAACCGCCTGTCCCAAGACAAACGTTTCAAGGCTTTCACAAAGCCTGTGGATTTAGAGGAG GTGCCAGATTACGCTGTGGTCATCAAGAAGCCTATGGACCTGTCAACAGTTCTCTCTAACATCGACCTCCATCAGTACGGGACGGTCAAAGAGTTCCTCCAAGACGTGGATCTCATCTGGCAGAATGCCCTCGAATACAACCCAGACAGGGACCCCTCAG ACCGTCAGATCCGCCACAAAGCGTGTGCATTGAAGGACACCGTCCATGCCATCATCAAAGATGAACTGGATGAAGATTTTGAGAAGATTTGCGTGGAGACCAAAGCGTCACGCAGCACACGAG ATTGCACCACTGCCCGGTTTGCGCCCTCCTTCTACCACGTCCTTCCCAAACAGTCCAAATCTCCTGCTGAGGCCACAGAAATAACCCTGCAAAGAGAGCTGGTTAGACCCACAACTGCGGTGACTCCCAACACAAGTGCCTATGCTGCTACAACGCCTAAAAACACAG CCCAGAGGAAGAAAAGGCGAAAGAGTCGCTGGTCCGCCGGCTTATATTCAAAGAAGAAGGCTTCCTGCTCTCCTCACATGTCCAGAGATGAAGAAGACGGggacgacgaggaggatgaggttGAGAAGGGAGGAGGCGCGGAGTATGATGAGGgcactggaggagaggaggatccGATGATGGTGGATGTAGAGTCGGGTCCTATCCAGTGTGACTCGGGGAAAGCAGAAAATGACGACGAGACACGGGATGAAAAAGAAAGGCTGGGTGAAGTCGTCGCGGATCAACCAGGAAAGTCGGAGGAAAAGAAAGTGTCGACAAATCCAGGAAACGAGAACAGTAGAACAATTTCAGTGAACACTAATACGGACGGCCACGCTGAGACAGAAGGGCGTACCCAGGGGCAATGCAACACAGAGGAAAGGGCTGAAACTGATAGCCAAAAGCTGACGGAAACGGAGACATGTCAAACTGTAACACAGGCAGacaacaggaacaacaacaacgtagTTACTGTAGAGGTGACGGAGCAGAACGGCCCTGCTGAACCAATGGAGGTGGAAGCAACAGACGCCTCTGCAGccacgagaggagaggaagacacaTGCACAG AGAAGAGCGCGAGGCGCGTAACTCGGGCGCCAAAGAGCGCCGTGCAGCCGATGGTCGACGTGGACAAGGCTCTGCAGATCCTGCACCAGGAAACTCCCCCTCTGGTCGTGGACAGAGACAAATTAAAG GAACTGCTGAAAAGAGTAGAGATCAAAACCGAAGGGTTCGAGGTCTACCAGCTGGAGAAACTCTATGCTCTGCTCTGCCAGAGCATCTACAGACACCGACGAGACTACAACAAAACGTCACTAATACAG GAGCTGAAACAAGAGATTGAAGACTTCTGTTGA
- the LOC117728329 gene encoding ATPase family AAA domain-containing protein 2-like isoform X6, whose product MVILRSSGAGAEPAATTPKRRSMELDASSEFLSLLPASQRKSARRTRSSQALEDSFSSLESNAPNGHADMKQDEGNGHHSPRTRGQRVKLEVSFADMEPKTSSPVNEASSVEGCLRKSSRLQREGHTSSGKQQADVPDKVEGSSTPKRSRFDLQSQEEEEEEEDRSVRRSSRITRYKLDSRKQSVLYDRLITNTAEAVLQKMDDMQKMRRRQRSRVRGNEEEQLGVYTRGRLTRSLRTDVESKATEEEIQGGNEDDHHKEGEEEEDVEVDEEERGEEEDEDGEDEEEENERRYDFRQRKTVVRYQAPQDEPREPRKRSMYFKDHASPTRRRFRFSSTAPRSPYNRITSRRRHAIHSSDSTSSSSDDEKFQRRRSKNRSLSVNRCLPMNLLKDDLQGVHKDRMKIGASLADVDPMHIDKTVRFDSIGGLSRHISALKEMVVFPLLYPEVFERFKIQPPRGCLFYGPPGTGKTLVARALANECSQGERKVSFFMRKGADCLSKWVGESERQLRLLFDQAYQMRPSIIFFDEIDGLAPVRSSRQDQIHSSIVSTLLALMDGLDGRGEVVVIGATNRLDSIDPALRRPGRFDREFLFGLPDREARNDILKIHTRLWTPPPSHTFLEELADKCVGYCGADIKAVCSEAALCALRRRYPQIYSSSQKLVLDVNSIAITNKDFLAAMSKMVPAAQRAVVSPAKALIPAVCPLLSATLQNILHNVSRLFPHAEQALKRKREHDAACGVSEDDLMFSEEEDTDVCSNGQTAHSQLSTPAVKGLISLHRSVLSQPTSYRPRLLLEGRLGSGQSSHLAPAVLHALEKFTVYTLDMAVLFGASATAPEETCAQIFVEAKRTSPSILYIPHIGQWWETVGPALRATFLSLLSSIPAFAPILLLATCNLQYDQLSMEVKELFRMEFGEVFHIQTPTSRERRNFFEDLILNQAAKAPASKKKAVLNALEVLPVAAPPPPRQLTEEETRRLEEQEEDTLRDLRLFLRDVTNRLSQDKRFKAFTKPVDLEEVPDYAVVIKKPMDLSTVLSNIDLHQYGTVKEFLQDVDLIWQNALEYNPDRDPSDRQIRHKACALKDTVHAIIKDELDEDFEKICVETKASRSTRDCTTARFAPSFYHVLPKQSKSPAEATEITLQRELVRPTTAVTPNTSAYAATTPKNTAQRKKRRKSRWSAGLYSKKKASCSPHMSRDEEDGDDEEDEVEKGGGAEYDEGTGGEEDPMMVDVESGPIQCDSGKAENDDETRDEKERLGEVVADQPGKSEEKKVSTNPGNENSRTISVNTNTDGHAETEGRTQGQCNTEERAETDSQKLTETETCQTVTQADNRNNNNVVTVEVTEQNGPAEPMEVEATDASAATRGEEDTCTEKSARRVTRAPKSAVQPMVDVDKALQILHQETPPLVVDRDKLKELLKRVEIKTEGFEVYQLEKLYALLCQSIYRHRRDYNKTSLIQELKQEIEDFC is encoded by the exons ATGGTGATACTGCGCAGCAGCGGCGCCGGAGCGGAGCCGGCCGCCACGACTCCGAAGAGGAGGTCGATGGAGTTGGACGCGAGCTCCGAGTTTCTGTCCCTGCTCCCGGCGTCGCAGAGGAAGTCTGCCCGGCGGACCCGGTCCTCCCAGGCCCTGGAGGACAGCTTCAGCAGTTTGGAGAGCAACGCGCCGAAT GGTCATGCTGATATGAAGCAGGATGAGGGGAATGGACATCACTCcccgaggacccgaggacaGAGAGTTAAACTAGAGGTCTCTTTTGCCGACATGGAGCCAAAGACCAGCTCCCCTGTAAATGAAGCCAGCTCTGTAGAAGGATGCCTCAG gaaaTCTTCCAGGTtgcagagagagggacacacatCCAGTGGCAAGCAGCAAGCAG ATGTTCCAGATAAAGTGGAGGGCTCATCCACTCCCAAGAGGAGTCGCTTTGATCTACAgagccaagaagaagaagaagaagaagaggatcgCTCAGTAAGACGTAGTTCCCGAATCACCAGATACAAACTGGATTCCCGTAAGCAGTCGGTTCTCTACGACCGCCTCATCACCAA CACGGCTGAAGCTGTTCTCCAAAAGATGGACGACATGCAGAAGATGAGacgcagacagaggagcagagttAGGGGCAATGAAGAAGag CAGCTCGGTGTGTACACCAGGGGCAGGCTGACCAGGTCTCTGAGGACAGATGTGGAGAGCAAAGCCACAGAGGAAGAGATCCAAG gaGGGAATGAGGATGATCACCacaaagagggggaggaggaggaagatgtagAAGTAGatgaggaggaaaggggggaggaagaagatgaagatggcgaagacgaggaggaggaaaatgagAGGCGTTATGACTTCAGGCAGCGAAAGACTGTGGTTCGCTACCAGGCCCCACAGGATG AACCCAGAGAGCCCAGGAAGCGCAGCATGTACTTCAAGGACCACGCGTCTCCAACCAGACGCAGGTTTAGATTCAGCTCCACGGCCCCCAGGAGCCCCTACAACAGGATAACCAGCAG GAGGAGACACGCCATCCACAGCAGcgactccacttcctcttcttcagacGATGAGAAATTCCAGAGACGGAGAAGTAAGAACAGGAGCTTGTCAGTCAACAG ATGTCTGCCCATGAACCTTTTGAAAGACGACCTGCAGGGTGTCCACAAGGACAGGATGAAGATTGGAGCCAGCCTGGCTGATGTGGACCCCATGCACATTGACAAGACG GTGCGCTTTGACAGCATCGGAGGGTTGAGCAGACACATTTCAGCTCTGAAGGAGATGGTGGTGTTCCCCCTCCTCTACCCAGAGGTCTTTGAGAGGTTCAAGATACAGCCTCCCAG GGGCTGTCTATTTTACGGCCCTCCAGGCACAGGGAAAACCCTCGTAGCCAGAGCGCTGGCCAATGAGTGCAgtcagggagaaagaaaagtgtctTTCTTTATGAGGAAAGGCGCTGACTGCCTCAGTAAATGGGTAGGAGAATCTGAGAGACAGCTGCGACTGCTTTTCGACCAG GCGTATCAGATGCGTCCGTCCATCATCTTCTTCGATGAGATTGATGGTTTGGCTCCAGTCAGGTCGAGCCGTCAGGACCAGATCCACAG TTCCATTGTGTCGACCCTGTTGGCTCTCATGGATGGATTAGATGGCAGAGGAGAGGTTGTTGTGATAGGAGCTACAAACAGACTGGACTCCATTGACCCAGCACTGAGGAGACCGGGGCGCTTCGACAGAGAGTTCCTCTTCGGCCTcccagacagagag GCGAGAAATGACATTCTGAAGATCCACACCAGACTGTGGACGCCACCACCCTCCCACACCTTTCTGGAAGAATTGGCAGATAAATGTGTTG gttACTGTGGAGCAGACATTAAAGCAGTTTGTTCAGAGGCTGCCTTGTGTGCGTTACGGCGTCGCTACCCACAAATCTACAGCTCGTCACAGAAACTTGTGCTTGACGTCAACTCCATCGCCATCACCAACAAAGACTTTCTGGCCGCCATGTCCAAGATGGTGCCTGCTGCCCAGAG GGCAGTCGTGTCACCAGCCAAGGCCCTGATACCCGCCGTTTGTCCTCTTCTGAGCGCCACCCTACAAAACATCCTCCATAACGTCAGCAGACTGTTCCCACATGCTGAGCAGGCCttaaagaggaagagggaacaTG ATGCGGCATGTGGTGTGTCTGAAGATGATCTGATGTttagtgaggaggaggacacagacGTCTGCTCCAATGGACAGACCGCTCACTCCCAACTCTCAACACCTGCTGTGAAGGGACTCATCAGCCTCCACAG GAGTGTGCTGAGCCAACCAACCTCCTACCGTCCCAGGCTGCTGTTGGAGGGACGGCTGGGTTCGGGTCAGAGCTCCCACTTGGCTCCTGCTGTCCTCCACGCTCTGGAGAAATTCACTGTGTACACACTGGACATGGCCGTGCTGTTTGGAGCCAGCGCAACTGCACCGGAAGAGACTTGTGCTCAG ATCTTTGTTGAAGCAAAGCGGACCTCTCCCAGTATCCTGTACATCCCTCACATCGGACAGTGGTGGGAAACAGTGGGTCCGGCCTTAAGAGCCACCTTCCTCAGCCTGCTCAGCTCCATCCCTGCCTTCGCTCCCATACTGCTTCTGGCTACGTGCAACCTGCAGTATGACCAACTCAGTATGGAG GTGAAGGAGTTGTTTAGGATGGAGTTTGGCGAGGTTTTCCATATCCAGACCCCGAccagcagagaaagaagaaactTTTTTGAGGATCTAATCCTCAATCAGGCTGCCAAGGCCCCTGCCTCAAAAAAGAAAGCTG TGCTCAATGCATTGGAGGTGCTTCCTGTCGCCGCGCCACCTCCCCCACGCCAGCTGACGGAAGAGGAGACCCGGAggctggaggagcaggaagaagacaCCCTCAGGGATCTCCGCCTCTTCCTGCGGGATGTCACCAACCGCCTGTCCCAAGACAAACGTTTCAAGGCTTTCACAAAGCCTGTGGATTTAGAGGAG GTGCCAGATTACGCTGTGGTCATCAAGAAGCCTATGGACCTGTCAACAGTTCTCTCTAACATCGACCTCCATCAGTACGGGACGGTCAAAGAGTTCCTCCAAGACGTGGATCTCATCTGGCAGAATGCCCTCGAATACAACCCAGACAGGGACCCCTCAG ACCGTCAGATCCGCCACAAAGCGTGTGCATTGAAGGACACCGTCCATGCCATCATCAAAGATGAACTGGATGAAGATTTTGAGAAGATTTGCGTGGAGACCAAAGCGTCACGCAGCACACGAG ATTGCACCACTGCCCGGTTTGCGCCCTCCTTCTACCACGTCCTTCCCAAACAGTCCAAATCTCCTGCTGAGGCCACAGAAATAACCCTGCAAAGAGAGCTGGTTAGACCCACAACTGCGGTGACTCCCAACACAAGTGCCTATGCTGCTACAACGCCTAAAAACACAG CCCAGAGGAAGAAAAGGCGAAAGAGTCGCTGGTCCGCCGGCTTATATTCAAAGAAGAAGGCTTCCTGCTCTCCTCACATGTCCAGAGATGAAGAAGACGGggacgacgaggaggatgaggttGAGAAGGGAGGAGGCGCGGAGTATGATGAGGgcactggaggagaggaggatccGATGATGGTGGATGTAGAGTCGGGTCCTATCCAGTGTGACTCGGGGAAAGCAGAAAATGACGACGAGACACGGGATGAAAAAGAAAGGCTGGGTGAAGTCGTCGCGGATCAACCAGGAAAGTCGGAGGAAAAGAAAGTGTCGACAAATCCAGGAAACGAGAACAGTAGAACAATTTCAGTGAACACTAATACGGACGGCCACGCTGAGACAGAAGGGCGTACCCAGGGGCAATGCAACACAGAGGAAAGGGCTGAAACTGATAGCCAAAAGCTGACGGAAACGGAGACATGTCAAACTGTAACACAGGCAGacaacaggaacaacaacaacgtagTTACTGTAGAGGTGACGGAGCAGAACGGCCCTGCTGAACCAATGGAGGTGGAAGCAACAGACGCCTCTGCAGccacgagaggagaggaagacacaTGCACAG AGAAGAGCGCGAGGCGCGTAACTCGGGCGCCAAAGAGCGCCGTGCAGCCGATGGTCGACGTGGACAAGGCTCTGCAGATCCTGCACCAGGAAACTCCCCCTCTGGTCGTGGACAGAGACAAATTAAAG GAACTGCTGAAAAGAGTAGAGATCAAAACCGAAGGGTTCGAGGTCTACCAGCTGGAGAAACTCTATGCTCTGCTCTGCCAGAGCATCTACAGACACCGACGAGACTACAACAAAACGTCACTAATACAG GAGCTGAAACAAGAGATTGAAGACTTCTGTTGA